One window from the genome of Clupea harengus chromosome 19, Ch_v2.0.2, whole genome shotgun sequence encodes:
- the gpnmb gene encoding protein QNR-71: MEGLRYVCLLVCAFVVAQVEGMTFKDMFPHKHLGKFPIPFPIPGWDPDTIPWIDKLYPPLKPELFQKHGTPPPTIRLTSDSPAMNGSSMTFTAAIEHAPCTKEDANGDLVYDQHCEDANGQVRSGYVYNWTAWMDDYGFGKCTDVKLCNVFPDGKPFPQSNDYRRKGYVYVWHTMGQYFETCDGSSSHLTLNTTGWNFGAGVMEVLVYRKRELRKYTPMATDNHVFFVTDKIPIAVNLTQKLAVNITEKDVFVRGSDVVFQVNVHDPSNYLKTADAVDYIWDFRDGNQLVTHSNVATHAYRALGNVSVKLTVEAAFRTPCPPPTPTPMHHVTIPPTKAAPPVTHAVTSKVQTTPRAPSTPPPAPPTTAVPVTTAYVTDPLPTDPFATAAVTGTLPPMLSPTPGWPTLPSMFRQGSNSECFRYMYGTFEAELNIIEPLPNMMQSEPPSRILEVSAAKMTNSTVNFLVTFLGSNPTSACTVVSDATCHQVKSIKCDDVPMVPMGCQVILRRTFHEPGTYCVNIILEDDKSRSLATTTVTIDKSTDKVSKSSRAAEVVLSSSAVLVAVFAFIAFMVYKRYKVYRPVRRSLVEDAGEPARVGGHLERLRTALFPADEERSRLLTDRRPL; the protein is encoded by the exons ATGGAAGGTTTAAGATATGTTTGCTTACTGGTCTGTGCATTTGTCGTCGCTCAAGTCGAGGGGATGA cattcaagGACATGTTTCCTCATAAACACCTAGGCAAGTTTCCCATCCCGTTCCCCATCCCAGGATGGGACCCGGACACGATCCCCTGGATCGACAAACTCTACCCGCCTCTAAAACCAGAACTCTTCCAAAAGCATG GAACGCCGCCACCGACGATTCGCCTGACGAGTGACAGTCCCGCCATGAACGGCTCGAGCATGACCTTCACGGCGGCGATCGAACATGCCCCGTGCACGAAGGAGGACGCCAACGGGGACCTGGTCTACGACCAGCACTGTGAAGACG CCAACGGTCAGGTGCGCTCGGGGTACGTGTATAACTGGACGGCGTGGATGGACGACTACGGCTTTGGGAAGTGCACAGACGTGAAGCTCTGTAATGTGTTCCCAGACGGCAAACCCTTCCCTCAGAGCAACGACTACCGACGCAAGGGCTACGTCTACGTCTGGCACACCAtgg GTCAGTACTTTGAGACGTGTGACGGCTCCTCCTCCCACCTGACCCTGAACACGACCGGATGGAACTTTGGCGCCGGCGTCATGGAGGTTCTGGTGTACAGGAAACGCGAGCTCAGAAAGTACACGCCCATGGCCACCGACAACCACGTGTTCTTCGTCACTG ataagaTTCCTATCGCAGTGAACTTGACCCAGAAGCTGGCTGTAAATATCACAGAGAAGGATGTGTTTGTGCGCGGCTCCGACGTGGTCTTCCAGGTGAATGTCCACGACCCTAGTAACTACCTGAAGACGGCAGACGCTGTGGACTACATCTGGGACTTCCGTGATGGCAACCAGCTGGTCACCCATAGTAATGTGGCCACCCATGCCTACCGCGCCCTTGGCAACGTCTCCGTCAAGCTGACCGTGGAGGCGGCATTCCGCACACCCTGCCCTCCACCCACTCCCACACCTATGCACCACGTCACCATTCCTCCCACCAAAG ctgccCCTCCTGTAACTCATGCTGTCACTAGCAAAGTGCAGACCACCCCTCGAg CTCCATcaacccctccccctgccccaccCACCACTGCGGTTCCCGTGACGACGGCCTACGTGACTGACCCGCTGCCGACCGACCCGTTTGCGACGGCCGCCGTCACCGGAACCCTGCCTCCGATGCTCAGCCCCACGCCGGGATGGCCCACGCTGCCATCCATGTTCCGTCAGGGATCCAACTCTGAGTGCTTCCGCTACATGTACGGAACGTTTGAGGCCGAGCTGAACATCATCG aaccTTTGCCCAACATGATGCAGAGTGAGCCTCCCAGCAGGATTTTAGAGGTGTCCGCTGCCAAGATGACGAACAGCACCGTCAACTTCCTCGTCACATTCCTGGGAAG CAACCCCACCTCGGCCTGCACAGTCGTGTCGGACGCCACCTGCCACCAGGTAAAGAGCATCAAGTGTGACGACGTTCCCATGGTGCCCATGGGTTGCCAGGTAATCCTGAGACGCACCTTCCACGAGCCTGGCACCTACTGCGTCAACATCATCCTGGAAGATGACAAGAGCAGATCCCTGGCAACCACCACCGTGACCATCGACAAGAGCACCGACAAGG TGTCCAAGTCCTCGCGTGCCGCCGAGGTAGTTCTGTCCTCCAGTGCTGTGTTGGTGGCCGTCTTTGCCTTCATCGCGTTCATGGTGTACAA GCGCTACAAAGTGTACCGGCCTGTGCGACGTTCCCTGGTGGAAGACGCAGGAGAACCCGCAAGGGTCGGAGGTCACCTGGAGAGGCTTAGGACGGCCCTCTTCCCAGCCGATGAGGAGCGGAGTCGCCTGCTGACAGACAGGCGCCCTCTGTAG
- the LOC116225078 gene encoding CD209 antigen-like protein E — protein sequence MVFFFIDLVAGVEDLLVKHEHLLTLQMSFDATSGCRVCPDGWAHNSGKCYLFSSTGKTWSQSRDHCITLGGHLAIVNSHEEQNFLSQSAIEDFYWMGLSDLVTEGQWIWVDSTPLSETGAV from the exons atggtctttttttttatagactTAGTTGCAGGGGTAGAGGACCTGCTTGTCAAGCACGAACATTTATTGACCCTCCAGATGTCTTTTGATG ccacCTCTGGTTGTAGGGTCTGTCCTGATGGGTGGGCTCACAACAGTGGGAAGTgctacctcttctcctccactggaAAGACCTGGAGTCAGAGTCGAGATCACTGCATCACATTAGGGGGGCATCTGGCCATTGTGAACAGTCATGAAGAACAG AACTTTCTGTCCCAAAGTGCCATTGAGGATTTCTACTGGATGGGACTGAGTGACCtggtgacagagggacagtggaTTTGGGTGGACAGCACACCTCTCAGTGAGACTGGAGCAGTGTAA
- the LOC116224970 gene encoding CD209 antigen-like protein E codes for MCSLADSNAQTKLDLTEALHKSLSATLNTTDLTAGVEELLVKHKHLLTLQMSFDATSGCRVCPDGWAHNSGKCYLFSSTGKTWSQSRDHCITLGGHLAIVNSHEEQNFLSQSAIEDFYWMGLSDLVTEGQWIWVDSTPLSETGAVFWLKRSDGQDEPDNWKGADPSGENCALVSKVVDWRDNSCKNLWKFVCETIANE; via the exons ATGTGTTCTTTGGCAGATTCCAATGCACAGACTAAGCTTGACCTGACAGAAGCACTGCACAAGAGTTTGTCAGCAACCTTGAATACCACTG atTTAACTGCAGGGGTAGAGGAACTGCTTGTCAAGCACAAACATTTGTTGACCCTCCAAATGTCTTTTGATG ccacCTCTGGTTGTAGGGTCTGTCCTGATGGGTGGGCTCACAACAGTGGGAAGTgctacctcttctcctccactggaAAGACCTGGAGTCAGAGTCGAGATCACTGCATCACATTAGGGGGGCATCTGGCCATTGTGAACAGTCATGAAGAACAG AACTTTCTGTCCCAAAGTGCCATTGAGGATTTCTACTGGATGGGACTGAGTGACCtggtgacagagggacagtggaTTTGGGTGGACAGCACACCTCTCAGTGAGACTGGAGCAGT ATTCTGGCTGAAAAGGTCTGATGGACAGGATGAACCAGATAACTGGAAGGGGGCAGACCCTTCTGGTGAGAACTGTGCACTTGTCTCCAAAGTTGTAGACTGGCGTGACAACTCCTGCAAGAATCTGTGgaaatttgtgtgtgagacgatAGCCAACGAATGA